Proteins encoded within one genomic window of Geotalea daltonii FRC-32:
- the galT gene encoding galactose-1-phosphate uridylyltransferase, with translation MSELRWDPLKLHWVIIATERGRRPRDFQAEPQEKEVASCPFCYGNEDKTPAEIFAIRPSGPANSPGWKVRVIPNKYPVLRVEGEVKSKGYGVYDVMSGIGAHEVIIETPRHDQGLADLSPSEITDVLKAYRTRYVDLRRDFRLRYMVLFKNHGIRAGATLAHSHSQLIAVPLTPPVAATELKICREFFESKERCIFCDLINFELESGSRIVKEFPNFVTMTPYASCFPFELRLYPKKHSHDFALMDDAQLGELAIAMKDMLLRLKTVLKDPPYNFILHTAPPRQPRLGKPEYWGSIEYDYHWHIELVPRLTQIAGFEWGTGFYINPTSPEDAAAFLREADI, from the coding sequence ATGTCTGAATTACGCTGGGACCCCCTGAAACTGCACTGGGTCATCATCGCCACCGAGCGGGGGAGGCGGCCGCGGGATTTTCAGGCGGAGCCCCAGGAGAAAGAGGTCGCCAGCTGTCCGTTCTGTTACGGCAACGAGGACAAGACCCCGGCGGAGATTTTCGCCATCCGGCCCTCGGGTCCTGCCAACTCTCCCGGATGGAAGGTCCGGGTCATTCCCAACAAATACCCGGTGTTGCGGGTCGAGGGAGAGGTGAAAAGCAAAGGATACGGTGTCTATGACGTCATGTCGGGCATCGGCGCCCACGAGGTTATTATTGAGACCCCGCGGCATGACCAGGGGCTGGCGGATCTTTCGCCGTCTGAAATCACCGATGTGCTGAAGGCTTACCGTACCCGTTATGTGGATCTCCGCCGGGATTTCAGGCTCCGTTACATGGTCCTCTTCAAAAATCACGGCATTCGTGCAGGTGCCACCCTGGCCCATTCCCACAGCCAACTCATCGCCGTTCCTTTGACGCCGCCGGTCGCGGCCACCGAACTGAAGATTTGCCGTGAGTTTTTCGAGAGCAAGGAACGCTGCATTTTCTGTGACCTGATCAATTTTGAATTGGAAAGCGGCAGCAGAATTGTCAAAGAATTTCCCAATTTTGTGACTATGACCCCGTATGCCTCCTGTTTTCCCTTTGAGCTGCGCCTGTATCCTAAAAAGCATTCTCACGACTTTGCCTTGATGGATGATGCCCAGCTGGGTGAACTGGCCATTGCCATGAAGGATATGCTGCTCAGGTTGAAGACGGTGCTGAAGGATCCTCCGTACAACTTCATTCTCCATACGGCTCCTCCCCGGCAGCCGCGACTCGGCAAGCCGGAGTACTGGGGTTCCATCGAATACGATTATCATTGGCATATTGAACTGGTGCCGAGGCTGACCCAGATCGCCGGTTTTGAATGGGGAACCGGTTTTTACATAAACCCAACGTCACCGGAGGATGCAGCTGCTTTCCTCCGTGAGGCAGACATTTAG
- the glgA gene encoding glycogen synthase GlgA, whose amino-acid sequence MKILFVASEVTPFAKSGGLADVTGALPKSLKKQGHDVRIILPFYSEVERGGYGIRKGRKSVDVMIGGSVKRGLFRHTNLEDIPVYLLENKEYFSRDHLYGTASGEYPDNHLRFAFFCRGVLDLLKKMDYRPDIIHCHDWQTAMIPLILKKEKGDDLFFSKTGTVFTIHNLAYQGLFPKEAMVDMGLDPSLFTIDCLEYYGKVNLIKGAILTADVINTVSETYCREILTPESGDGLDGVLTLRKNDLYGVLNGIDYEHWNPATDRGISKNFTPGAPAGKAANKKALQKRLGLEIAEDIPLVGMVSRLTEQKGLDLLEALLPRIAKAKLQLVLLGTGDEKYLKLLQEFAALGTDNVSVNIGFHPELAPQIYAGSDIFLMPSRYEPCGLGQMIALRYGAVPVVRKTGGLADTIFDERDQPKEPNGFSFDEYTPEALWEALSRAVEAYSDKAAWKKMMKRGMAGDFSWNTSALKYEELYRLVLAKKGR is encoded by the coding sequence ATGAAAATTCTTTTTGTAGCATCAGAGGTTACACCCTTCGCCAAAAGCGGCGGGCTGGCGGATGTCACCGGCGCATTGCCGAAAAGCCTGAAAAAACAAGGGCATGACGTGCGCATCATACTTCCCTTTTACAGCGAGGTGGAGAGGGGGGGATACGGGATCCGAAAGGGGCGCAAGAGCGTTGACGTGATGATCGGCGGCTCCGTCAAAAGGGGACTGTTCCGCCACACCAATCTAGAGGACATTCCGGTCTATCTCCTGGAGAACAAGGAATATTTCTCCAGGGACCATCTCTATGGTACGGCTAGTGGTGAATATCCCGATAACCATCTGCGCTTTGCTTTCTTCTGCAGGGGGGTGCTCGATCTCCTGAAAAAGATGGATTACAGGCCCGACATCATCCATTGCCACGATTGGCAGACGGCCATGATCCCGCTTATCCTGAAAAAAGAGAAGGGGGACGATCTCTTTTTCAGCAAGACCGGCACGGTTTTCACCATCCATAACCTGGCCTACCAGGGTTTGTTCCCCAAGGAGGCCATGGTGGACATGGGTCTCGACCCGTCACTGTTCACCATCGATTGTCTTGAGTATTACGGTAAGGTGAACCTAATCAAGGGGGCAATACTTACAGCCGACGTTATCAATACTGTTTCCGAGACCTATTGCCGTGAGATTCTCACTCCCGAATCCGGTGATGGACTGGATGGAGTGCTGACTTTGCGCAAGAACGATCTGTACGGAGTCTTGAACGGTATCGATTATGAACACTGGAATCCGGCGACAGACCGGGGCATAAGTAAAAATTTCACGCCGGGTGCCCCTGCAGGAAAGGCAGCTAACAAAAAGGCCCTGCAAAAACGCCTCGGCTTGGAAATCGCCGAGGATATCCCCCTGGTCGGCATGGTTTCCCGACTCACCGAGCAGAAAGGCCTCGACCTCCTGGAGGCACTTCTCCCCAGGATCGCCAAGGCCAAACTGCAGTTGGTGCTGCTTGGCACCGGGGATGAGAAATACCTGAAGCTTTTGCAGGAGTTCGCGGCCCTTGGAACGGACAACGTCTCCGTCAATATCGGCTTCCATCCGGAACTCGCGCCGCAGATTTATGCGGGGAGCGACATCTTCCTCATGCCCTCGAGGTACGAGCCATGCGGATTGGGCCAGATGATCGCCCTGCGTTACGGAGCCGTTCCCGTGGTCAGAAAAACGGGCGGTCTGGCCGATACCATCTTCGACGAGCGGGACCAGCCAAAGGAGCCGAACGGTTTCTCCTTTGACGAATATACGCCTGAAGCCTTGTGGGAGGCGTTGTCACGGGCAGTTGAGGCCTATTCCGACAAGGCTGCATGGAAAAAAATGATGAAGCGTGGCATGGCTGGCGATTTTTCCTGGAACACTTCTGCTCTGAAATATGAGGAGCTGTATCGTCTGGTCCTCGCCAAAAAGGGGAGGTAG